From Vanessa cardui chromosome 11, ilVanCard2.1, whole genome shotgun sequence, the proteins below share one genomic window:
- the LOC124533752 gene encoding potassium voltage-gated channel subfamily H member 8 isoform X7 — translation MPVRKGLLAPQNTFLDTIATRFDGTHSNFVLGNAQVPSYPIVYCSDGFCELTGWARAHIMQKGCACKFLHGPDTREEHRHEIDTALDSKHELKLELIFYKKNGTPFWCLLDIVPIKNEKREVVLFLASFKNITNTKMAAMNTNEEFDSGAAVQPSAGVVTLALSPFVPAAALLGARFRAESSCLLPDPNGNLDPEAPSPANMGRRRSRAVLYQLSGHYKPDKAKSKLKLNNVSKNLLHSSDPPLPEYKTSAIKKSRFIISHYGVFKTFWDWLILIATFYVAVVVPYNASFVDEGHPRISVTSDVVVEALFIIDIVLNFRTTFVSKKGEVVSDSKAIALNYIRSWFVVDLLAALPFDLLYASDVYSGAESTHGNVHLVKLTRLLRLARLLQKMDRYSQYSALILTLSMLSFTLVAHWLACIWFIIAEKEMEHHKNESWDLGWLNNLAERLKVPILNISHSESYVTALYFTCSSLTSVGFGNVSANTLPEKVFSILTMLVGALMHAVVFGNVTAIIQRMYSRRSMYQSKWRDLKDFLTITQVPKELKQRMQDYFQTMWSLNHGIDIHETLKEFPEELRGDVSLHLHREILSLPIFESASQGCLKLLSLHIRNNFCAPGEYLVHKGDALTYIYYICNGSMEVMQNDMVVAILGKGDLVGCDMNTHLQAYNGTGPAQPTNPDVVVKSSSDVKALTYCDLKCINMGGLAEVLRLYPEYQQEFIHDIQHDLTYNLREGYEAEQESDANGHPSLTLPSISEDDENAAEEHALSPKKPILSSNSPRHTKFRSDGQQRLSHRELRERIERQRSVATPKITRADSLEGLNLERHNTRSSVDRLDTQVSSLHHDVAALSIEVRNAIQALQEMTGPVWHAAHSNPNLQWNAPPNQLARSCSHPPDVFCWEQCSYMMFECYAFSAARAAA, via the exons ATAGCAATTTCGTGCTCGGCAACGCGCAAGTTCCATCTTACCCCATCGTGTACTGCTCCGATGGGTTTTGTGAGCTGACCGGGTGGGCGAGGGCACACATCATGCAGAAGGGCTGCGCCTGCAAGTTTCTCCACGGACCGGACACACGAGAGGAACACCGCCATGAGATCGACACTGCTCTTGATTCGAAGCATGAACTTAAACTTGAactcatattttataagaaaaacg GTACACCGTTTTGGTGCTTACTCGATATCGTtccaattaaaaatgaaaaacgtgAAGTCGTTTTATTCCTTGCCTCATTCAAGAATATCACCAACACCAAGATGGCCGCCATGAACACTAATGAGGAGTTCGACAGCG GAGCCGCAGTGCAGCCTTCGGCTGGCGTCGTCACTCTAGCGTTATCCCCATTTGTACCCGCAGCGGCACTTTTGGGCGCCCGGTTCCGAGCTGAATCTAGTTGCCTACTTCCAGACCCGAATGGCAATCTTGACCCCGAAGCGCCCTCGCCCGCGAACATGGGCAGGCGGCGCTCCAGGGCGGTACTTTACCAGCTTTCAGGACATTATAAACCAGATAAGGCGAAGAGTAAACTTAAACTCAACAATGTTAGTAAG AACCTCCTACATTCATCTGACCCACCGTTGCCTGAATACAAAACGTcagccataaaaaaatcaagatttattatttcacattACGGAGTTTTTAAAACCTTCTGGGACTGGCTTATACTTATAGCCACATTTTACGTTGCTGTTGTTGTCCCTTATAACGCAAGTTTTGTTGATGAAGGCCATCCGAGAATTAGTGTGACCAGTGACGTTGTGGTAGAAGCACTTTTCATTATAG ACATTGTACTTAACTTCCGAACGACATTCGTTAGCAAAAAAGGAGAAGTAGTATCAGATTCAAAAGCAATAGCTCTGAATTACATCCGATCATGGTTTGTCGTGGATCTCCTGGCTGCACTTCCGTTTGACCTACTTTACGCTTCGGATGTGTACAGCGGGGCG GAGTCAACACATGGAAACGTTCACCTCGTTAAACTGACTCGGTTATTACGCCTTGCTCGACTGCTTCAAAAGATGGACCGATATTCTCAATACTCCGCTCTTATTCTGACTCTTTCAATGTTATCATTCACTCTAGTCGCGCATTGGTTGGCTTGTATTTGGTTCATTATTGCGGAAAAAGAAATGGAACATCATAAGAATGAAAGTTGGGATTTGG gATGGCTCAACAACCTAGCGGAGCGGCTGAAGGTGCCGATCCTGAACATTTCCCACAGCGAGAGCTACGTCACCGCACTCTACTTTACATGCTCGTCGCTCACCAGCGTGGGCTTCGGAAACGTCTCCGCTAATACATTGCCTGAGAAAGTCTTCAGCATACTGACGATGCTCGTCGGAg CTCTCATGCACGCCGTGGTTTTCGGTAACGTAACCGCGATCATACAGAGGATGTACTCGAGAAGATCGATGTATCAGAGCAAGTGGCGTGATCTTAAAGATTTCCTCACAATTACCCAAGTACCGAAGGAACTCAAGCAACGTATGCAAGACTACTTCCAGACAATGTGGTCACTCAACCATGGCATCGATATACACGAG ACTCTCAAAGAATTCCCGGAGGAGCTGAGAGGAGACGTTTCGTTACATTTGCACCGGGAGATATTATCACTTCCGATATTCGAGTCAGCTTCGCAGGGCTGCCTCAAGCTGCTCTCACTGCACATTCGTAACAATTTTTGCGCCCCGGGGGAATATCTCGTTCACAAAGGAGATGctcttacttatatttattatatttgcaacGGCTCTATGGAGGTCATGCAAAATGATATGGTTGTCGCTATActtg GCAAGGGTGATTTAGTGGGTTGTGACATGAATACCCATCTACAGGCTTATAATGGAACAGGCCCTGCTCAGCCTACTAATCCCGACGTTGTCGTCAAATCAAGCAGTGACGTAAAG GCCTTAACTTACTGTGATTTAAAATGCATAAATATGGGAGGACTGGCAGAAGTGTTACGGCTTTACCCAGAATATCAGCAGGAGTTCATTCACGATATACAGCACGACCTTACATATAATTTACGTGAAGGCTATGAGGCTGAACAGGAATCCGACGCAAACGGACATCCTTCATTGACACTCCCCTCTATTTCTGAAGACGATGAAAATGCCGCTGAAGAACATGCACTTTCACCAAAAAAACCTATATTGAGTTCCAATAGTCCGCGTCATACCAAATTCAG atCAGACGGACAGCAACGCCTCTCACACAGGGAATTACGTGAGAGAATTGAAAGACAGCGGTCTGTAGCAACGCCAAAGATTACACGGGCGGATTCTTTGGaaggtttaaatttagaacggcATAACACTCGCTCGTCGGTTGATAGGCTCGACACACAAGTATCCAGCTTACATCATGATGTTGCTGCACTTAGTATAGAG GTTAGAAATGCAATTCAAGCTTTACAGGAAATGACAGGCCCGGTATGGCATGCGGCCCATTCAAATCCTAACTTACAGTGGAACGCTCCGCCGAATCAATTGGCTCGAAGTTGCAGTCATCCTCCTGATGTTTTTTGTTGGGAACAg tgttcATACATGATGTTTGAATGTTATGCATTCTCTGCAGCAAGAGCGGCCGCTTAG
- the LOC124533752 gene encoding potassium voltage-gated channel subfamily H member 8 isoform X1 encodes MPVRKGLLAPQNTFLDTIATRFDGTHSNFVLGNAQVPSYPIVYCSDGFCELTGWARAHIMQKGCACKFLHGPDTREEHRHEIDTALDSKHELKLELIFYKKNGTPFWCLLDIVPIKNEKREVVLFLASFKNITNTKMAAMNTNEEFDSGAAVQPSAGVVTLALSPFVPAAALLGARFRAESSCLLPDPNGNLDPEAPSPANMGRRRSRAVLYQLSGHYKPDKAKSKLKLNNVSKNLLHSSDPPLPEYKTSAIKKSRFIISHYGVFKTFWDWLILIATFYVAVVVPYNASFVDEGHPRISVTSDVVVEALFIIDIVLNFRTTFVSKKGEVVSDSKAIALNYIRSWFVVDLLAALPFDLLYASDVYSGAESTHGNVHLVKLTRLLRLARLLQKMDRYSQYSALILTLSMLSFTLVAHWLACIWFIIAEKEMEHHKNESWDLGWLNNLAERLKVPILNISHSESYVTALYFTCSSLTSVGFGNVSANTLPEKVFSILTMLVGALMHAVVFGNVTAIIQRMYSRRSMYQSKWRDLKDFLTITQVPKELKQRMQDYFQTMWSLNHGIDIHETLKEFPEELRGDVSLHLHREILSLPIFESASQGCLKLLSLHIRNNFCAPGEYLVHKGDALTYIYYICNGSMEVMQNDMVVAILGKGDLVGCDMNTHLQAYNGTGPAQPTNPDVVVKSSSDVKALTYCDLKCINMGGLAEVLRLYPEYQQEFIHDIQHDLTYNLREGYEAEQESDANGHPSLTLPSISEDDENAAEEHALSPKKPILSSNSPRHTKFRSDGQQRLSHRELRERIERQRSVATPKITRADSLEGLNLERHNTRSSVDRLDTQVSSLHHDVAALSIEVRNAIQALQEMTGPVWHAAHSNPNLQWNAPPNQLARSCSHPPDVFCWEQQERPLSPERPKINRGTQTEPFLHSVTQYIMEHPATVMMLLGLDPMGNLTPVMAPTVEYYDPRNRRPSGLEQIIESENGSQTPSSAASDKAESIRSPSGSIQEIDLQPEVKRLIDKDKCPSLKRNRYSTSDLCEVTERLLPAKSSHPSTYSLKSNFNSK; translated from the exons ATAGCAATTTCGTGCTCGGCAACGCGCAAGTTCCATCTTACCCCATCGTGTACTGCTCCGATGGGTTTTGTGAGCTGACCGGGTGGGCGAGGGCACACATCATGCAGAAGGGCTGCGCCTGCAAGTTTCTCCACGGACCGGACACACGAGAGGAACACCGCCATGAGATCGACACTGCTCTTGATTCGAAGCATGAACTTAAACTTGAactcatattttataagaaaaacg GTACACCGTTTTGGTGCTTACTCGATATCGTtccaattaaaaatgaaaaacgtgAAGTCGTTTTATTCCTTGCCTCATTCAAGAATATCACCAACACCAAGATGGCCGCCATGAACACTAATGAGGAGTTCGACAGCG GAGCCGCAGTGCAGCCTTCGGCTGGCGTCGTCACTCTAGCGTTATCCCCATTTGTACCCGCAGCGGCACTTTTGGGCGCCCGGTTCCGAGCTGAATCTAGTTGCCTACTTCCAGACCCGAATGGCAATCTTGACCCCGAAGCGCCCTCGCCCGCGAACATGGGCAGGCGGCGCTCCAGGGCGGTACTTTACCAGCTTTCAGGACATTATAAACCAGATAAGGCGAAGAGTAAACTTAAACTCAACAATGTTAGTAAG AACCTCCTACATTCATCTGACCCACCGTTGCCTGAATACAAAACGTcagccataaaaaaatcaagatttattatttcacattACGGAGTTTTTAAAACCTTCTGGGACTGGCTTATACTTATAGCCACATTTTACGTTGCTGTTGTTGTCCCTTATAACGCAAGTTTTGTTGATGAAGGCCATCCGAGAATTAGTGTGACCAGTGACGTTGTGGTAGAAGCACTTTTCATTATAG ACATTGTACTTAACTTCCGAACGACATTCGTTAGCAAAAAAGGAGAAGTAGTATCAGATTCAAAAGCAATAGCTCTGAATTACATCCGATCATGGTTTGTCGTGGATCTCCTGGCTGCACTTCCGTTTGACCTACTTTACGCTTCGGATGTGTACAGCGGGGCG GAGTCAACACATGGAAACGTTCACCTCGTTAAACTGACTCGGTTATTACGCCTTGCTCGACTGCTTCAAAAGATGGACCGATATTCTCAATACTCCGCTCTTATTCTGACTCTTTCAATGTTATCATTCACTCTAGTCGCGCATTGGTTGGCTTGTATTTGGTTCATTATTGCGGAAAAAGAAATGGAACATCATAAGAATGAAAGTTGGGATTTGG gATGGCTCAACAACCTAGCGGAGCGGCTGAAGGTGCCGATCCTGAACATTTCCCACAGCGAGAGCTACGTCACCGCACTCTACTTTACATGCTCGTCGCTCACCAGCGTGGGCTTCGGAAACGTCTCCGCTAATACATTGCCTGAGAAAGTCTTCAGCATACTGACGATGCTCGTCGGAg CTCTCATGCACGCCGTGGTTTTCGGTAACGTAACCGCGATCATACAGAGGATGTACTCGAGAAGATCGATGTATCAGAGCAAGTGGCGTGATCTTAAAGATTTCCTCACAATTACCCAAGTACCGAAGGAACTCAAGCAACGTATGCAAGACTACTTCCAGACAATGTGGTCACTCAACCATGGCATCGATATACACGAG ACTCTCAAAGAATTCCCGGAGGAGCTGAGAGGAGACGTTTCGTTACATTTGCACCGGGAGATATTATCACTTCCGATATTCGAGTCAGCTTCGCAGGGCTGCCTCAAGCTGCTCTCACTGCACATTCGTAACAATTTTTGCGCCCCGGGGGAATATCTCGTTCACAAAGGAGATGctcttacttatatttattatatttgcaacGGCTCTATGGAGGTCATGCAAAATGATATGGTTGTCGCTATActtg GCAAGGGTGATTTAGTGGGTTGTGACATGAATACCCATCTACAGGCTTATAATGGAACAGGCCCTGCTCAGCCTACTAATCCCGACGTTGTCGTCAAATCAAGCAGTGACGTAAAG GCCTTAACTTACTGTGATTTAAAATGCATAAATATGGGAGGACTGGCAGAAGTGTTACGGCTTTACCCAGAATATCAGCAGGAGTTCATTCACGATATACAGCACGACCTTACATATAATTTACGTGAAGGCTATGAGGCTGAACAGGAATCCGACGCAAACGGACATCCTTCATTGACACTCCCCTCTATTTCTGAAGACGATGAAAATGCCGCTGAAGAACATGCACTTTCACCAAAAAAACCTATATTGAGTTCCAATAGTCCGCGTCATACCAAATTCAG atCAGACGGACAGCAACGCCTCTCACACAGGGAATTACGTGAGAGAATTGAAAGACAGCGGTCTGTAGCAACGCCAAAGATTACACGGGCGGATTCTTTGGaaggtttaaatttagaacggcATAACACTCGCTCGTCGGTTGATAGGCTCGACACACAAGTATCCAGCTTACATCATGATGTTGCTGCACTTAGTATAGAG GTTAGAAATGCAATTCAAGCTTTACAGGAAATGACAGGCCCGGTATGGCATGCGGCCCATTCAAATCCTAACTTACAGTGGAACGCTCCGCCGAATCAATTGGCTCGAAGTTGCAGTCATCCTCCTGATGTTTTTTGTTGGGAACAg CAAGAGCGGCCGCTTAGTCCTGAACGACCGAAAATAAATCGGGGCACTCAGACGGAACCATTCTTACACAGCGTAACACAATATATAATGGAACATCCAGCGACTGTCATGATGCTCCTGGGCTTGGACCCGATGGGTAACCTGACACCCGTCATGGCGCCAACCGTAGAGTACTACGATCCACGAAACCGTCGCCCGAGCGGCCTAGAACAGATAATCGAATCGGAAAATGGAAGTCAAACTCCGTCCAGTGCGGCCAGTGATAAAGCCGAATCCATACGGAGTCCGAGCGGAAGTATACAGGAAATAGATTTACAACCAGAAGTGAAAAGATTGATAGACAAGGACAAATGTCCGAGTTTAAAACGGAACAGGTACTCTACAAGTGACCTTTGTGAAGTGACCGAACGATTGCTACCAGCGAAATCATCGCATCCGAGCACGTACAGTCTCAAAAGTAATTTTAACAGTAAGTGA
- the LOC124533752 gene encoding potassium voltage-gated channel subfamily H member 8 isoform X3: MPVRKGLLAPQNTFLDTIATRFDGTHSNFVLGNAQVPSYPIVYCSDGFCELTGWARAHIMQKGCACKFLHGPDTREEHRHEIDTALDSKHELKLELIFYKKNGTPFWCLLDIVPIKNEKREVVLFLASFKNITNTKMAAMNTNEEFDSAALLGARFRAESSCLLPDPNGNLDPEAPSPANMGRRRSRAVLYQLSGHYKPDKAKSKLKLNNVSKNLLHSSDPPLPEYKTSAIKKSRFIISHYGVFKTFWDWLILIATFYVAVVVPYNASFVDEGHPRISVTSDVVVEALFIIDIVLNFRTTFVSKKGEVVSDSKAIALNYIRSWFVVDLLAALPFDLLYASDVYSGAESTHGNVHLVKLTRLLRLARLLQKMDRYSQYSALILTLSMLSFTLVAHWLACIWFIIAEKEMEHHKNESWDLGWLNNLAERLKVPILNISHSESYVTALYFTCSSLTSVGFGNVSANTLPEKVFSILTMLVGALMHAVVFGNVTAIIQRMYSRRSMYQSKWRDLKDFLTITQVPKELKQRMQDYFQTMWSLNHGIDIHETLKEFPEELRGDVSLHLHREILSLPIFESASQGCLKLLSLHIRNNFCAPGEYLVHKGDALTYIYYICNGSMEVMQNDMVVAILGKGDLVGCDMNTHLQAYNGTGPAQPTNPDVVVKSSSDVKALTYCDLKCINMGGLAEVLRLYPEYQQEFIHDIQHDLTYNLREGYEAEQESDANGHPSLTLPSISEDDENAAEEHALSPKKPILSSNSPRHTKFRSDGQQRLSHRELRERIERQRSVATPKITRADSLEGLNLERHNTRSSVDRLDTQVSSLHHDVAALSIEVRNAIQALQEMTGPVWHAAHSNPNLQWNAPPNQLARSCSHPPDVFCWEQQERPLSPERPKINRGTQTEPFLHSVTQYIMEHPATVMMLLGLDPMGNLTPVMAPTVEYYDPRNRRPSGLEQIIESENGSQTPSSAASDKAESIRSPSGSIQEIDLQPEVKRLIDKDKCPSLKRNRYSTSDLCEVTERLLPAKSSHPSTYSLKSNFNSK, translated from the exons ATAGCAATTTCGTGCTCGGCAACGCGCAAGTTCCATCTTACCCCATCGTGTACTGCTCCGATGGGTTTTGTGAGCTGACCGGGTGGGCGAGGGCACACATCATGCAGAAGGGCTGCGCCTGCAAGTTTCTCCACGGACCGGACACACGAGAGGAACACCGCCATGAGATCGACACTGCTCTTGATTCGAAGCATGAACTTAAACTTGAactcatattttataagaaaaacg GTACACCGTTTTGGTGCTTACTCGATATCGTtccaattaaaaatgaaaaacgtgAAGTCGTTTTATTCCTTGCCTCATTCAAGAATATCACCAACACCAAGATGGCCGCCATGAACACTAATGAGGAGTTCGACAGCG CGGCACTTTTGGGCGCCCGGTTCCGAGCTGAATCTAGTTGCCTACTTCCAGACCCGAATGGCAATCTTGACCCCGAAGCGCCCTCGCCCGCGAACATGGGCAGGCGGCGCTCCAGGGCGGTACTTTACCAGCTTTCAGGACATTATAAACCAGATAAGGCGAAGAGTAAACTTAAACTCAACAATGTTAGTAAG AACCTCCTACATTCATCTGACCCACCGTTGCCTGAATACAAAACGTcagccataaaaaaatcaagatttattatttcacattACGGAGTTTTTAAAACCTTCTGGGACTGGCTTATACTTATAGCCACATTTTACGTTGCTGTTGTTGTCCCTTATAACGCAAGTTTTGTTGATGAAGGCCATCCGAGAATTAGTGTGACCAGTGACGTTGTGGTAGAAGCACTTTTCATTATAG ACATTGTACTTAACTTCCGAACGACATTCGTTAGCAAAAAAGGAGAAGTAGTATCAGATTCAAAAGCAATAGCTCTGAATTACATCCGATCATGGTTTGTCGTGGATCTCCTGGCTGCACTTCCGTTTGACCTACTTTACGCTTCGGATGTGTACAGCGGGGCG GAGTCAACACATGGAAACGTTCACCTCGTTAAACTGACTCGGTTATTACGCCTTGCTCGACTGCTTCAAAAGATGGACCGATATTCTCAATACTCCGCTCTTATTCTGACTCTTTCAATGTTATCATTCACTCTAGTCGCGCATTGGTTGGCTTGTATTTGGTTCATTATTGCGGAAAAAGAAATGGAACATCATAAGAATGAAAGTTGGGATTTGG gATGGCTCAACAACCTAGCGGAGCGGCTGAAGGTGCCGATCCTGAACATTTCCCACAGCGAGAGCTACGTCACCGCACTCTACTTTACATGCTCGTCGCTCACCAGCGTGGGCTTCGGAAACGTCTCCGCTAATACATTGCCTGAGAAAGTCTTCAGCATACTGACGATGCTCGTCGGAg CTCTCATGCACGCCGTGGTTTTCGGTAACGTAACCGCGATCATACAGAGGATGTACTCGAGAAGATCGATGTATCAGAGCAAGTGGCGTGATCTTAAAGATTTCCTCACAATTACCCAAGTACCGAAGGAACTCAAGCAACGTATGCAAGACTACTTCCAGACAATGTGGTCACTCAACCATGGCATCGATATACACGAG ACTCTCAAAGAATTCCCGGAGGAGCTGAGAGGAGACGTTTCGTTACATTTGCACCGGGAGATATTATCACTTCCGATATTCGAGTCAGCTTCGCAGGGCTGCCTCAAGCTGCTCTCACTGCACATTCGTAACAATTTTTGCGCCCCGGGGGAATATCTCGTTCACAAAGGAGATGctcttacttatatttattatatttgcaacGGCTCTATGGAGGTCATGCAAAATGATATGGTTGTCGCTATActtg GCAAGGGTGATTTAGTGGGTTGTGACATGAATACCCATCTACAGGCTTATAATGGAACAGGCCCTGCTCAGCCTACTAATCCCGACGTTGTCGTCAAATCAAGCAGTGACGTAAAG GCCTTAACTTACTGTGATTTAAAATGCATAAATATGGGAGGACTGGCAGAAGTGTTACGGCTTTACCCAGAATATCAGCAGGAGTTCATTCACGATATACAGCACGACCTTACATATAATTTACGTGAAGGCTATGAGGCTGAACAGGAATCCGACGCAAACGGACATCCTTCATTGACACTCCCCTCTATTTCTGAAGACGATGAAAATGCCGCTGAAGAACATGCACTTTCACCAAAAAAACCTATATTGAGTTCCAATAGTCCGCGTCATACCAAATTCAG atCAGACGGACAGCAACGCCTCTCACACAGGGAATTACGTGAGAGAATTGAAAGACAGCGGTCTGTAGCAACGCCAAAGATTACACGGGCGGATTCTTTGGaaggtttaaatttagaacggcATAACACTCGCTCGTCGGTTGATAGGCTCGACACACAAGTATCCAGCTTACATCATGATGTTGCTGCACTTAGTATAGAG GTTAGAAATGCAATTCAAGCTTTACAGGAAATGACAGGCCCGGTATGGCATGCGGCCCATTCAAATCCTAACTTACAGTGGAACGCTCCGCCGAATCAATTGGCTCGAAGTTGCAGTCATCCTCCTGATGTTTTTTGTTGGGAACAg CAAGAGCGGCCGCTTAGTCCTGAACGACCGAAAATAAATCGGGGCACTCAGACGGAACCATTCTTACACAGCGTAACACAATATATAATGGAACATCCAGCGACTGTCATGATGCTCCTGGGCTTGGACCCGATGGGTAACCTGACACCCGTCATGGCGCCAACCGTAGAGTACTACGATCCACGAAACCGTCGCCCGAGCGGCCTAGAACAGATAATCGAATCGGAAAATGGAAGTCAAACTCCGTCCAGTGCGGCCAGTGATAAAGCCGAATCCATACGGAGTCCGAGCGGAAGTATACAGGAAATAGATTTACAACCAGAAGTGAAAAGATTGATAGACAAGGACAAATGTCCGAGTTTAAAACGGAACAGGTACTCTACAAGTGACCTTTGTGAAGTGACCGAACGATTGCTACCAGCGAAATCATCGCATCCGAGCACGTACAGTCTCAAAAGTAATTTTAACAGTAAGTGA